The Manis javanica isolate MJ-LG chromosome 4, MJ_LKY, whole genome shotgun sequence genome contains a region encoding:
- the TMED5 gene encoding transmembrane emp24 domain-containing protein 5 isoform X1 gives MGDKVWLPFPVFLLAALSPVLLPGAACFTPSLDSDFTFTLPAGQKECFYQPMPLKASLEIEYQVLDGAGLDIDFHLSSPEGRTLVFEQRKSDGVHTVETEVGDYMFCFDNTFSTISEKVIFFELILDNMGEQDQEQEDWKKYITGTDMLDMKLEDILESINSIKSRLSKSGHIQTLLRAFEARDRNIQESNFDRVNFWSMVNLVVMVVVSAIQVYMLKSLFEDKRKSRT, from the exons ATGGGCGACAAAGTGTGGCTGCCCTTCCCGGTGTTCCTCTTGGCCGCTCTGTCTCCAGTGCTGCTGCCGGGGGCAGCCTGCTTCACGCCTTCCCTAGACAGCGACTTCACGTTTACCCTCCCAGCCGGCCAGAAGGAGTGCTTCTACCAGCCCATGCCCCTGAAGGCCTCGCTGGAAATCGAGTACCAG GTTTTAGATGGAGCAGGATTAGATATTGATTTCCATCTTTCCTCTCCAGAAGGAAGAACCTTAGTTTTTGAACAAAGAAAATCAGATGGAGTTCACAC GGTAGAGACTGAAGTTGGGGACTACATGTTCTGCTTTGATAATACATTCAGCACCATTTCTGAGAAAGTGATTTTCTTTGAATTAATCCTGGATAATATGGGAGAACAGGACCAAGAACAAGAGGACTGGAAGAAATATATCACTGGCACAGATATGTTGGATATGAAACTGGAAGACATCCTG gaaTCCATCAACAGTATCAAGTCCAGACTAAGCAAAAGTGGTCATATCCAAACTCTGCTTAGAGCGTTTGAAGCTCGTGACCGAAACATACAAGAAAGCAACTTTGATAGAGTCAATTTCTGGTCTATGGTTAATTTAGTAGTAATGGTGGTAGTGTCAGCCATTCAGGTTTATATGCTGAAGAGTCTATTTGAAGATAAGAGGAAAAGTAGAACTTAA
- the TMED5 gene encoding transmembrane emp24 domain-containing protein 5 isoform X3: MGDKVWLPFPVFLLAALSPVLLPGAACFTPSLDSDFTFTLPAGQKECFYQPMPLKASLEIEYQVLDGAGLDIDFHLSSPEGRTLVFEQRKSDGVHTVETEVGDYMFCFDNTFSTISEKVIFFELILDNMGEQDQEQEDWKKYITGTDMLDMKLEDILVSTHSYNKIILFPGIHQQYQVQTKQKWSYPNSA; encoded by the exons ATGGGCGACAAAGTGTGGCTGCCCTTCCCGGTGTTCCTCTTGGCCGCTCTGTCTCCAGTGCTGCTGCCGGGGGCAGCCTGCTTCACGCCTTCCCTAGACAGCGACTTCACGTTTACCCTCCCAGCCGGCCAGAAGGAGTGCTTCTACCAGCCCATGCCCCTGAAGGCCTCGCTGGAAATCGAGTACCAG GTTTTAGATGGAGCAGGATTAGATATTGATTTCCATCTTTCCTCTCCAGAAGGAAGAACCTTAGTTTTTGAACAAAGAAAATCAGATGGAGTTCACAC GGTAGAGACTGAAGTTGGGGACTACATGTTCTGCTTTGATAATACATTCAGCACCATTTCTGAGAAAGTGATTTTCTTTGAATTAATCCTGGATAATATGGGAGAACAGGACCAAGAACAAGAGGACTGGAAGAAATATATCACTGGCACAGATATGTTGGATATGAAACTGGAAGACATCCTGGTCAGTACA cattcttacaataaaatcattttatttccaggaaTCCATCAACAGTATCAAGTCCAGACTAAGCAAAAGTGGTCATATCCAAACTCTGCTTAG